Sequence from the Cervus elaphus chromosome 19, mCerEla1.1, whole genome shotgun sequence genome:
TAAAACACCTGTAAAAACCTTTATTAACCAGAGCGCGCCACGCCCGAATCACGTCGGTGCGTCACGGACAACATGTAGAAATAGTCACGTTGATGCCCAGGTTCCCGTTATCTGCAAAAAGATGCGCGATGGCCGTGTCGAACACCAGGCAGTCGCTGTTCATGATGGCCGCGGACACGCCGTCGTGGATGGACCGGGGCGTGGCCTCCCAGGTCAGCCTCCTCCGGTTCCCGTTCAGTTCCAGCCTGTAGGCGAAGTTCTCGGCCTGCTTGCGGGTGCCGATGAGCAGGACGATGGCGAAGAACTGCTGGTGGCCCTCATACTTCTcctgcttctccagcaccagcatGAAGTGATGGCCAAAGCACGACTGCATCATCACCCAGTCCACGGCTCCCGGCAGGTTAATGTCCGTGGCCAGGAAGACGATGTCTTCTCCCTGAAGGGTGGTGATGCTCTTGTGGGCGTGCATGAGATGGGACATCACGGCCTCCAGGGACCCCTGCCACTTGCAGGAAGCACCGGGACAAGGGCACGAGTAGGGCCGGTATTCACAGATGTCTTCGTGCTCCGGCTTCTCCGTGTGGTGCAGGGTCAGGGAACAGCCCGTGGTCGCGTACTGCGGGGACAGAGAGCGGCACAGTGAGACACGGGGCTCCTCCACCGCGGAGGCTGCAAACCTCAGGTTTTCCAGACTCAACTGGCATTTCTGTCTCAACGACTTTCGTTCCAGGCGAGTTACATATTGCAGACTGAAAAGTCTCAGGGCCTACTCATCCTCAGCACTGCCATGCGTAAGATCAGGGGCCCATCCCGGCCGGGAATGAGCTGCATTCCCTCCCCCGTTCCAACATTGTTGAAAACGTGAGAACTCAAGCACTCTTACAAATGTTTCAAACAAAATTGTGGAGCCAGCCCTAGAAAACCTGGCTTTCCCCTTATTTTCTGTgagtttaaagaattaaaaaaaaagaatttagaattgcTGGTGTGCattgagtgctaagtcacttaagttgtgctcgactctttgtgaccttatggactgtagccctccaggctcctctgtccatgggattttccaggca
This genomic interval carries:
- the SIAH2 gene encoding E3 ubiquitin-protein ligase SIAH2, which encodes MSRPSSTGPSANKPCSKQPPPQPQHAPSPAAPPAAATISAAGPGSSAVPAAAAVISGPGGGGGGGGAGPVSPQHHELTSLFECPVCFDYVLPPILQCQAGHLVCNQCRQKLSCCPTCRGALTPSIRNLAMEKVASAVLFPCKYATTGCSLTLHHTEKPEHEDICEYRPYSCPCPGASCKWQGSLEAVMSHLMHAHKSITTLQGEDIVFLATDINLPGAVDWVMMQSCFGHHFMLVLEKQEKYEGHQQFFAIVLLIGTRKQAENFAYRLELNGNRRRLTWEATPRSIHDGVSAAIMNSDCLVFDTAIAHLFADNGNLGINVTISTCCP